tatatctaactccttcaaaacatttaaagctttggcttcaaccactttctgtgatagagaatttcacaggcttacTACTCTCCGGGTGAAGAACtctctcttcatctcaatcctaaatggcctaccccatatcctgaaaCTGTGACCTGTTCTGGACACCCTGGTCATTGGGAGCATCTTTCCTGTATTTATCCTGTCTagctctgttagaattttataggtttctgtgagatatCCCCCCACTTCATTCTCACTCTgataaagagaccagaactgcacgcaatatgtcaggtgtagaccatcAAGTCCCTGCTCTTGTCCTCAAATCCTatcactatgaagaccaacatgacatttgccttccttactgcctgctgcacatgCTTACTTTCtccaactggtgtacaaggatatcCATATCTCATTGCACCTCTCCTTTCCCAGCCTATCCCCATTCACATTATAATCTGCCTACCTGTATTTGCCAACAAGTTGGACAATgtgacatttatccacattacataTCATTTGCCAAGCCCTTGCCAAGTTCTTCAACTTGTCTTCAATAACATGTaaagcattttctttctttggTACATCAATCAAAACCTCAGAAGACAAAGAGTTATTCCTCTCGTGTGGAAATACATTTGGAAACTTAAGGAGCTTATCAGAGACATTCCATTTAGGGAATACTtagaactttaaaaatgttcacatTGACAATTTGTCTTTAGCAGCAAACAACTGTTATTCTAACACTTTTCCGGCATAAAGGAGTCCAACACCATTAAAATTACCCAATTAAATTCAATGGGTAAGGGAAAGTCTGGTGTGTCTACGTAGCTAGTGAAATATAAAGGGATTCAAAACAGCAATTTCCACAAAGTTGTGACTTTAAGGAGGAAACCGTTTGCAAATGATTAGATTTTGATGACAAACTTGGATGATGGAACAAATAAGACAAGCTTAGCAATGACttcttgtttagattagattagattagattcccttttgTTGGATGATTATTTttgatagaaataatgtgcaaggatatTGGGAAATACAGAAGATTGGCAGAAGGCAATGATATCCACTTGAAGAGTATATTGGGtgaaatgacctcctcctgtgttaaaaatcacacaacaccagattatagtccaacatgtttaattggaagcgcactagttttcggagtgtcgctccttcatcaggtgctcctgtGTTGTTCCACTTCTTTGATTGTTGTCTCAATCCTGCATGACTTATCTCCTCTTGTTCCTAGTTTAGTTAATTAAGTTTGTTTTAAGTATCTTACAACTTCATAATCTCTTTGAAACAATTTCTTACAGGCATTTCGATGCCAATCCCTGTCATCGGCATTCAAGATGAATCAAGAGTTTTCATTGACAAGAGCTGCGTTATTAATGATGAAAGCTTCGTCCTTGTGGGTTCCTTTGTAGCATTCTTTGTTCCACTGATTATAATGGTCTTCACGTATTGCCTGACCATCCAGGTACTGCAAAAACAGATCCGTGTGTTTTTAGGTGACCAAAAACAAAAGCGAACAAGCTTGCATGTCTTTAAAAAGGACAACTTAGGGGAAAATGCAACAGTGATACAAAGATCAGAGACACCAGATGTAAGTCCAAAGCCACCACTAAGCAAGGAATCTCGGCTCTTCCGAAAAGGAACCATGCATTCGATAAACAATGAACAGAGGGCTTCCAAAGTTCTTGGAATTGTCTTCTTTTTGTTTGTTGTCATGTGGTGCCCATTCTTCATCACCAACGTCATGTCTGTTATCTGCAAGGATTCTTGCAATAAAGCCATCATTGGAGAGCTGCTCAATGTGTTTGTCTGGATTGGTTATACCTCATCCGGTGTCAATCCCCTAGTTTACACACTCTTTAATGGGACCTACCGCCGAGCTTTTTCCCACTATATTCGTTGCCATTACAGTATCAGAAGAACCAGAAATCACTTCACAATCATTGCTTCCACATCAGCAATATATGAGAGAAATTTGGAAATGACTACAATGAACAATGGAAATAAAGCTGTGAGTAATGAATTGAAAGTCCCTGAAGAAAATCTACATGCAACATTAGGATCGACGGAGTCTTCTGTAGACAACTGCATTATTATCAGTGAAAAAGTTAGCTGTGTGTAATTTTGGGCCTAAGATACCATTAGTGTGTTGTGTGTGGCCTAGGATTCTAGGCCATGAGTTGCATGTAATGTGATGCCAACCTTTCTTCAGTTTTTAACTGTGATAGACCAATCATGCTAGGCCACAGACACAATTAAACCACTGtaacaaatataaatatatatatatatctatgtcagaaaatgtttattgcccaATTGAAAGATTTGAAACATTGTTGCTATGTGAAAAATATATTTCTGGGGTGTCTATCATGTCTACAATATAGAGATGTATTCTCTATTTGTCTGACATTCCCAACATGTACTTGTTTTTCCAATATTACAAAGAGGGGCTGACTACCTCTGCAGGTTGGCTGGACTACACTGAAGTGCTCCATCAACCTAAGATTGTACAATAccatttcagaaatctgaaataaaaacaggaaacacTGGAGGTgctcagtatctgtggagagaaacacagagttaatgcttcgggaTGATGACTtctcatcagaactgggaaaagttagAGACATAACAGGTTTCAAGCAAATACTGAGGCCTACTCCATATTTTACTGCTGCCTGGGTCTAAAGGCGAATGCAGCGATTTTAGATCATCACTTGCATTCTTCCAGACTACAGATGCCAATAATTACTTCCCTTTACCTATTGTCATATTAACCTCTTGTTGTCTGACAGTGTCATTCGTTTCGTAACTAAATTTCTATCCTATCCTATTACACATCTCTGTTTTTCTTCCCCTCATGCACTATTGTGCTTTTCTGCCTCTGCACTTTCTGTTGGTTCTCGAACATGTTCCAGTTCCGATGAGAAGCCTGAAACCTGAAAGCTTGATGGGGCGGTGTGGGAGTAAATTTCCGAAGTCATGCTGCGTTGGGTTGTCTCGCTAATGTTCAGGCCTCAGGGCAATCTGGCTGGTTGCGTGTCAAAATGGCAGCAGGATCACAACCAGCAGAGAACTGAGGCAATAATTGATCTACTGAGCAGCTACTTATTTACGAGGCTGAGATTTTGCCTGGTTCGCATGGCACCTCTGCTTGGTCTTCAACTCTCCTTACCATAGTGGAGTGAAAATAGAATGGGAGGTCAGAGCAGTCTGAAGACAGGGTGGCATTTCACTTTTTGTGGGTTCAAACTTGTAATACTTGGGCCTTCCACCCACAAAGACTTGCAAATGGATTTCCTAAACTCTGCAGAGGAATCCCCTGTTGAACCCGGGGCTGGAGGAATTGTTTGTCAGTCACAGAATAAGAATCACCTCTCCATGTTGTGCTGGCTTCATCTTCTCAAGGCAGATTAACAAGACAATTTttgggttggcatggtggctcaagtggttagcactgctgcctcacagggccagggacccggggtttgattccaatctttgGCATCTAACTGTGTGGAGCCTGCATGTTCTCCCCCTGctcatgtgggtttcctcccacagaccaaagatgtgcagggaaggtggattggcaatgctaaattgcccatagtgtccagggatgtgcagactaagtgGTTGAGATATGGTAAAAGCCCCCTTTTGGGTTTATAGGGATTAGGTGGGATGCTATTTGCAGGGTCGGTATAGACCCGATAGGCCGAATGCCCTCTTTCTTCACTGTGGGAaatctatgattcaatgaacaCCATATGACCTTCACATAGGGGCTGCTTTCCAGCCACTGTCTCAGGCACTTTGGATTTAACTGTACACTCCACTTACCTGTCCTTTACTGGCTGTCAAACAAAGTGGTGACCAATTTAGTTGATCCTTGATTTCCTGGAAGTTCCCTCAGGCAGGCAGCCAGTCGTAGGTCTCTCAAAACTTAATATATTAGAGTTTTTAAAGAGCATTAGATACCACCCATCAACTCTGCTTcaaactccacagatgctgcttgatgtgTTGAgtatttctctgtttttttttaatgcacttaGGTACCATGATTGACCAGTTGTCAGTTGGTATGAAGTCTCTTGTTGTTTTTGTAATCCTGGATTGTCTCAGAAATGCTCCTTTCTAACTTTTGTAACTGTTTGAAAACACAATTTTGGGAGAATATCGACATGCAGAATTAGCTTGTTCTGAAGTCAGTCTTCTCCCTCTAAAGTTTCTTTCCTCTTCTCCAGCAGGATTTAGTATGAAGAATGAAGGGGACAATCTTCAAAAGGCACTTAATCACAAGCCTCACGCAATCCTTACACAAGTTTACGGCGCAAGGGATTGGGGAAGTGATACATTAGAATGGAGAGAGGATTGGTTTGTagacagaaataaaaaaatgGATGATATTCTGGATGGCAGGCTGTAACTAGTAGAATGCCAGTGCTTGGGTCTTATTTATTTGCAATCTAATTGAAGTCTTAGACAAGGAACCATTGTAATATGCCCAGGTATATTGATGCTACACATCAAGCAATTGTGTAACAAAGATTGAATATAATATGAGTAAGTGTAAAATTGTCCTCTATTTATGTTATTGTAAATCACCTGTAGCTACCTTAACAATATTTCCTTTCATGCAGCTCTCTTTAAGGATACTATTCCAGTTCCCCAAGCTGCTCCAACCGTTTTGCATCCATTCTGATGATGCAAGCTTCGACACCAGCACTTCTAATGCTCCTCCTTCTTCTTTTACTGAGGTCTCCCCCCCACACCTATTGTCAACAAGGTCTGCAATCCTACCTCCTCTGTTTCACACATATCTGCTCTCAGCCCTCCCCTCCCAGCCAGGACACAAGAGAGGCTGTTCCTGATCCTCGGCAGCCTCTTAATTCAATGGTACCAACAGCAATCATATCTACCCCTGCCTTCTCCTTTCAGTGACTGGTTGTTTCTATGTACCATCTTGATACACTCCTGTCCCCTCCAAAACCCTTACGTCTTTCCCATGGCCACATTCCAAACACCAGATATGCAAGAAATGTCTTTGTACTTCCTCTCTTCTAACTGTCTGAGGAcaataagaccacaagatatcTTAGCAAAATTACGCCAGTCAATCCATTGAATGTGCTCTGTCATCCAGTCATGGTTCATATGTTTcttaactgctgaaaatgtgttgctggaaaagcgcagcaggtcaggcagcatccaaggaacaggagaatcgacgtttcgggcataagcccttcttcaggaatgaggaaagtgtgcccagcaggctaagataaaaggtagggaggagggacttgggggaggggcgttggaaatgcgaatggtggaaggaggtcaaggtgagggtgataggcNNNNNNNNNNNNNNNNNNNNNNNNNNNNNNNNNNNNNNNNNNNNNNNNNNNNNNNNNNNNNNNNNNNNNNNNNNNNNNNNNNNNNNNctcctcctcccactccaccaaggacatgcaggtccttggactcctccatcgccagaccatagcaacacaacggctgtaggaagagcgcctcatcttccgcctaggaaccctccaaccacaagggatggactcaggtttctccagtttcctcatttcccctccccccaccttgtctcagtcaaatcccttgaactcagcaccgccttcctaacctgcaatcttcttcctgaactctccgctcccaccccactccggcctatcaccctcaccttgacctccttccacctatcgcatttccaacatccctcccccaagtccctcctccctaccttttatcttagcctgctgggcacactttcctcattcctgaagaagggcttatgcccgaaacgtcgattctcctgttccttggatgctgcctgacctgctgcgcttttccagcaacacattttcagctctgatctccagcatctgcagtcctcactttctcctcatatgtttctcaaccccattctcctgccttctccccagaacCCCTGATCCCCTaactaatcaagaacccatctatctttgtcttaaagatactcactgacttggccttcacaaccctttgcggcaatgagttccacagattcaccaccctctggctgaagaaattcctctcatctcattctaaagggtcatcccttcacttttaGGCTATGCCTtgaggtcttagtctctcctactattgCAAACATCTTCTCCCCATCCACCCTATCCAGTCCTCTCAGtaatcagatcccccttcatccttctaaactctgtcgAGTACAGATGTGGGGCCTTTAACCACTCTTCATCTGGCAAGCCCTTAATTCtgaggatcattcttgtgaacctcctccaaggccagcacatcctcccAACACACTTTCCAATAAAAACAGCAATTTATTGGTACTTCTTTCCACTCAGTCTACTCTCTCACTGCTCAGAATACTGTCTCTTCTACACTGGGAAAACCAAGTGAAGTCTGGGTGAACACTCCTATTCCATCTGTAAGCAtgaccaaccccacctccccccctcaaTAGTCTCTGGTATCTTGTCATTTTAAGTCTCCACCTCTGTCCTCAGTCTTTTACAATGCTCCAATGAAGGTCAATTGAAGCTTGAGTAATAGGATCCCATCTTTTGATCAAGTACATTACAGTTTTACATTGAGTTCAACACTTTCTTTACTTGTCTAATGAATACTTCTTTTCGTCCAGCCCCACCAAATCATTCATCATTTAATCTCTCATAATTGcagatattttgttctttttccaTCTCTAGATTTTTTAAAGCTGtttgaaccttttttttaaacattcgcaatatccacagtattttgctcttTGTGTGAAATTACCTAATTTGGAAGGAAAGATGGaaaaactgaacatttttaaggGGAAAGACATTAGTATTCAGAGCAATTTGTAGTTCCTTGCATAGCAAACACCTTAACACAGCCACAGCAAACAATGACATAtaagcctttattgcaaggacGTTGGCGTATATGAGGAAGGAAGATTTGCTTTCATTATATACACCATAGCACACTCAGTGTATTGTGCGCACTTTCAGTCTCTTTATTATAAAAGAATGTACTTCATTTAGAAAGTGTGAAGCAGAAGTTTAtttgattgattcctgggattaaAGGGCtgttctgtgaagacagattgAGTAGAAAGGTCCTCTGTTCATTGCAATTTAGACTAAGAGATGCATAAAATTCTAAGTGTATTTATTAAGTTGTTGAGAGGCTGTTTCTTCTGGCCGTCACATCTGAAGCTCTAGTTTATAGACTCAGGATAAAGGGTCCAGCAACTAGGATTAGCATTAGGGAAACTTTCTTTTCACTCAGActgtggtgaatctttggaaaatCTATGCCACACAGGGTTATAGATGctaaatgatggcatttattcagGCAATAGGAAATCGATGGATATGGAAATATGGTTGATGTAGCAAATCAGCTATTGGAACATGATTGAGGGGCCATATGGCCTaatccagttcctatttcttatgatcatgGAATCTTGCATCTATTCTTCAGTATCTCTAACATTTCTTTGTTATGTGTGAGCTCTGTAGTGTGCACTGACATAGTTTCCACCATGGGTACAAACCCAATCCTCATTCTCACCCGAGAACTGAGCATGCTCATTTTGCAGTGTAACTGGGACACGTAATTCAGCCTGATCCATTCTGCGCCCGCCCCAGTTCTAACCCCTTCCCATTGCACATAGCCCAATGGATAGAATCATTGAGTGTCATTGCAGCACTTCAACTGAAGTCTGTTAAATCACAGGACCAAACCAGACATTGTCCTGGTCTCTAGCTAAAGTGTGTGAAATGACTTTCAATAGTATTGATAACTATTCCTGCATGCCTGCAAAATTCCTCTGTGTGTTATTTTAATACATTTGTTCATTCCCAAAATAAATGGGGAACAAATGAGTTAACAAGGAATGTCACACAAACAAAACGCTGTGTTCAATACCAGTATCACTGATAGTACTTACCTCATGAGACCCCGTTCTTTACTGCATACTACTGGTGAGATATATTTTTATGACAGTTTTCCTTTGAATAGATTTTCATATTTAGTATGTACCCACTATTATAAATTGCTCGAATTGTGTGTCTATTTTGTTTTACTCTGCACCAGTTTGTTGCCATACCTGCTCATGGTTTGGATGCCTTGATGTATCATCACAGGCAGCCATATTATGCTGTATTTGCTTAAAATAACAATAATGTCTGGATCTTTTTCCCTTTTCAGTTGCACTATCACTGTAAATAACAAACAACTTTAAATTTATGGTGTAGATTAAACTAAACTGGATGTTAAAAAGGGAGTTTTGTAAGAATATTGAAGATGTTCACTATATCATgcattcttttgtttttctgaaaTTGTTCCTCCCTActcttttaaatgtcattgtgATACTAAATTgactaatttattttgtttgtaagaACATTTTGGGATTTCAGATGTTGTAAAACCACAATGTTGGATTCATACTGCCCTTCCTGCTGCTCACCATACAGTAAAGTACTTTTCATTTCAGTCCTTCTCAAGTTTGTTTTGTTTCCGATCTCAAAACACAGTCTGTATAAGATCGCAGAATACAGTCCATATAAGTGTTCTGAACAGACCATACATGGATTCTTTTTAAACACTAAATTTCTGCAATCTCATTATTTCTTGGCTGTATATTTGTTGGAGAAATTTGCTCcgtaggttagagatcacaaaacacagctcaaagtaaaattgacaaacagttaaTTGCAAGCGATATCGCTGGAGGAGGAAACAGACCAGCTGACACAaaactgacagtctgcacagagaatttgatttctcctcccagagctgaggatgagaccagttttatagtaatgctgcacaatgacactgatgaagaaatgggaaactacaatgtttctggaaactgagtaatttagttgcaaggatgctaattggaaaacagtttatcagatgaatgtcctgttccttcacacaatgcaatatcctgacagtatcatggttccactcatcttcacaggtaggtgttaaagtcttttctgaagtggtgaggtgttTTCATTGTCCTgtggtgcctgtctgtctgtcctgctgTTTGTGTGGATTTGGTGTTGCTGGATTGTGAAACTGCCCCTCGGGCTTTGAGATCTCTGTCATGCCCCATGGAGCTTAAAGCGTATTCCATTGTCTCCGTGCCGACTGACCCAGTTCATGAGCTTCTCAGGAATTCTGGGTATCCTGGTACAATTTTGccaatttgcttttgtgggcctattgtGGGTTaacaaatcttttcccacaattcTCCCCCTTTGTTTTGCTTAGGGGAGGGACGAGAATGTAGCCAGAGCCAGGGGGATTTTCAGGTGAGGGGGAGTGGGCTCCGTATCGGACAGGTTGTACTCAGTGTCCGAGTCTGGCCCAGCAGAGGCGATCCCAGGGGCAGGAATGCTCTCCCAGTGGATTTGTGCTAGCTGAGTGGTGAGGTAGGCAGATGGTAACAGGATTGCACATAGGCGTGAGCAGCACAGTCGGATGGCCATGGCTAGCACTATAAGGCCGCCAATGATAGCAATGAGGGCTATCAGTCCCTGCAGTAGGGCTGTGCCCCATGACTCCAGTCAGGAGGCTGCCCAGTCCCATAGGTCCCAACGGGTGTTCTGGTCATGCAAGACAGAAGCTGCCTGCCGGATATGTTGGGGCAGGTCTGTGATGTTTTCATTGGGGTCAGGAATGTAAGTGCAGCAGTCAGCACCAATAAGGGCACATGTGCCCTCCTTCGCAGCGAGCAGGTAGTCCAGGGCCATCCTGTTCTGCAAAGCCACAGTTCGGATGgcaacagcctccacattcagCTGGGCGAGTGCGTCTGCTGTGGAGTTTGCCAACTCCTCTAGTGTGGCGGCGAGTTTGTGGGCTTCTACCTGTAACCACAGGGTTGTAGAGTGAGGTGACATCAGGTAGAGAGCTGCTTCAATGGCAGCGAGGGCTTATCTACTGTGGGTCATGGACTTTGGGAAGGGAGGGGATTGGGAGTGATACATGAATGGTACAGTGTACCTGTAATAACAGCTCCCAGTCTGTGATACCGGCAGCCATGGGTAGGCTTTGTGGCCACAGAAAAAATAGGTGCTGTTGTAGGTCCAGAGATGACGGGTCTGGGTCCCTGTTCAGATGGTGAGGAAGGTGTTGCTCTGGCTGGTCCTGTTGAGGACCTGTAGGTTTAAAATACTGCCTTCTGCAGCGGATCGATGTGCTGCAGGAGTTAGGAGCAAGGAGTCTGTGCATCGACTCCAGCCAGCCTCCCACCTGTATGtctgtgtgctttttaaacagATGGAACCCGCAGGTGGCccgtgtgtgtcagtgtcagcaATGGTCAGGGCTGGGGGCTCATGGGCGAGGTTGTAGACCAGGTAAAACCACCCTTTAATTTTGTCCAGGTGGTACCCCACTGACCTCCAGCGGGCTGGGCTGTTGTCTCTATAGTTGGGCATGGCCAGTGTGGTAACTTCAGGGGATCTGTCTGGGTCTAGCCACCACTCCACCATGTCAGAGATGTTTAAGAGGATTGAGGCTAAGGGGATGCCCCCAGTGAGAGTGGACAGGGACCCAAGTACAGACCCAGCAGCAGGTCTGATTAAATCGCTGGGCATACCCATGGGCCATTTTGAGGAAGTCCTGGCGGGTTATGAAATGTGCTGCCCCTTGTCCCTTTTTACCAGCAAGCCACAGTGTGATGGTCAGACAGGTCAGGCTGATGGTGATGGCTGCCGTGAGCAGTTGGATCCATTCTCGGTGGTCAGAGTGGTGCCTTCCTCTGTGTGGTCCCTGGTCATTGGTTGAGGATACaccgcattatcctccaccatttccaccacctacaatcagaccccaccaccagagatatatttccctccccaacccaatCAGTATTCCgctgagaccattccctctgcgattcCCTTGTTAAGTCCACACCTGCCACCAACCCagcctccattcccagcaccttcccttgccactgcaagagatgTAAAATCTGTGCTCACATCTCACAccctcacttctgtccaaggccCGAAAGTTCCTTCCCACATCCAGCAGAAAGCTTCCTGCACATcaacccacctcatctactgtgtctgttgctcttgatgtggtctctacATTGGGGGGACAGAATGCTAACTCatggagcgtttcagggaacatctctgggacacacgcaccaaacaaccccaccaccctgtggccaaccacttcaacttccccacccAATTCCACTAGCGACATGCAAGTTCtggtcctcctccacctccaaatccaAGCCAACCGATGCCtggggaagaatgcctcatcttccaccttgggaccctccaaccacacagcatcaacattgacttcaatagtttccaaatctccccatcccccagctcatcccaaatcccgccctcctgacctgtcgtacctgtccatctcccttcccacccatccactccaccctccccatcgAATTATCGCcaaccccctcaccttcatccatctattgccttcccagctactttcccccaaACCCACACTCCTTTTTATCTTTCaatccccttccccacccctccccaacccctacatctctgatgaagggcttatgctttaaacagtgactctcctgctcctcggatgctgcttgacctgccgtgcttgtccaatgccacactttttgattctgttcTAGTGACTGTGTCGAGTTTGTATTCAGACCTTTGTGATCGTTAAGAATTGCTTTATACTTTCATTCATCTTTCTTATGCTATAAAGCTCTGGCTCATCCAGCAAATATTCATGGAAAACTTCCATGGGGTTAGACACCATCATCAACTTAACAATTCTGTTCAttaggtgggcagcacggtggcacagtggttagcactgctgcctcacagtgccagagacctgggttcaattcccgccacaggcaACTggctgactgtatggagtttgcacattctccccgtgtctgcatgagtttcctccgggtgctccggttttctcccacagtccaaagatatgcaggttaggtgaattggcacactaaattgcccatagtgttagatgaaggggtaaatgcaggggaatgggtttgggtgggttgctcttcggagggtcggtgtggacttgttgggccaaagggcctgtctccacactataagtaatctaggATCCCCATCTAAATAAATCACCTATGTGCCTTTTTCCCTCCATCTACTCACAAGTGTAGTGTATGGGTTCTGCAGGTATCTGTCTCAGTAACATGAATTCTCATCAATGAATATGGAAGTTTAATCTGACCCTGAATTGGTCTTCTAGCGAGGTCCAATTCTATGAGAAATCCTTGAAGACTgcaagacacaggagcagaattggccattcagcccatcaagtctgctcctccatttgatcaaagctgacatgtttctcaaccaattctcttgccttctcccaataacccttgatccccttactaatcaagaacctatcagtCTCAATCTTAAATACCCTCAATGACTAggtcttcacagccttctgtggtaatgtgttccacagattcccaatcCTCTGCCGAAGAAATTCCCGCTCAACTCAGTTCTAATGGGTAgccccttcactttgaggctgttcCCTCAGCTGCTCATCTCTCTTACTCATGAAACATTTTCTCTATGTCCACTTATCCAGgcatttcagtattctgtacatttcaatgagatccttcttcatccttctaaaccccctGGATTACAGACAGAGTTCTCAATTGCTCCTCACATCACAATCCCTTCAGCCCCAATCATTTTCAaagcctcctctggaccc
Above is a window of Chiloscyllium plagiosum isolate BGI_BamShark_2017 chromosome 15, ASM401019v2, whole genome shotgun sequence DNA encoding:
- the LOC122557127 gene encoding 5-hydroxytryptamine receptor 2A-like isoform X1, with protein sequence MARYINGSRTLNQSLTTGEIFNASDPEDIAHTSISKKNWPALLILIIIVLTVGGNILVIMAVSLEKKLQNATNYFLMSLAVADMLVGILVMPVSLITILYDNIWPFPEKLCPIWIYLDVLFSTASIMHLCAISLDRYIGIRNPIEHSRFNSRTKAIIKLAAVWTISIGISMPIPVIGIQDESRVFIDKSCVINDESFVLVGSFVAFFVPLIIMVFTYCLTIQVLQKQIRVFLGDQKQKRTSLHVFKKDNLGENATVIQRSETPDVSPKPPLSKESRLFRKGTMHSINNEQRASKVLGIVFFLFVVMWCPFFITNVMSVICKDSCNKAIIGELLNVFVWIGYTSSGVNPLVYTLFNGTYRRAFSHYIRCHYSIRRTRNHFTIIASTSAIYERNLEMTTMNNGNKAVSNELKVPEENLHATLGSTESSVDNCIIISEKVSCV
- the LOC122557127 gene encoding 5-hydroxytryptamine receptor 2A-like isoform X2; its protein translation is MARYINGSRTLNQSLTTGEIFNASDPEDIAHTSISKKNWPALLILIIIVLTVGGNILVIMAVSLEKKLQNATNYFLMSLAVADMLVGILVMPVSLITILYDNIWPFPEKLCPIWIYLDVLFSTASIMHLCAISLDRYIGIRNPIEHSRFNSRTKAIIKLAAVWTISIGISMPIPVIGIQDESRVFIDKSCVINDESFVLVGSFVAFFVPLIIMVFTYCLTIQVLQKQIRVFLGDQKQKRTSLHVFKKDNLGENATVIQRSETPDVSPKPPLSKESRLFRKGTMHSINNEQRASKVLGIVFFLFVVMWCPFFITNVMSVICKDSCNKAIIGELLNVFVWIGYTSSGVNPLVYTLFNGTYRRAFSHYIRCHYSIRRTRNHFTIIASTSAIYERNLEMTTMNNGNKADLV